Within Runella rosea, the genomic segment GGGCCCAGAGTTTGTCACGGGCAGTACGCGTATGAAATCAGGAACCGCCCAAAAACTAGCATTAAACATGATTTCAACCTCAGTGATGATTCAGCTGGGGCGCGTGAAAGGCAATAAAATGGTCGATATGCAAATGACCAACTATAAATTGGTACAACGGGCCATCCGTATGGTCAGAGAGGAGCTTCCTCACCTCACCTCAGAAGAAGCGCAGGCGTTGCTTGAAGCCCATGGAAGCGTACGCAACGCCGTAGAAGCGGGCAGAAAGAGCTAAGATGAAACCGATTTGGGACGCGCTTCGCAAACACCTGCGGCAAGACTTCCGTTGGAATCTTTACGGAACTCTTGTCCTGTTTTTAGCTTTGTTAATAACGTTCAATTACTCGGTCAATCTCGAACGCGGAATCATTGACAGCTACCGGGGCAATCCGCTACGCATTGTCTGGTATTTTCTGCTTTACTGTTTTGCGTATTACGGTGGTTTATTGATTTACTTGGGTTTTACCAAAGAATGGTGGCGCCTCAAAAACCCCCGATTCTGGCTCTATAGCCTCTTTATTTTGGCCGTTTTGGGGCTTGACGGCGGCTTTTACGGCTACAACTCCCTGAGTCGAGCCCTCTTTGATGGAGCGGTATACAGCTATCTATTTCATTGCTTCACCAATGTATCTTCGGCGTTGACCGTTTTTCTGCCATTGGCTTTATTTTATTATTTTGTCGATAATCAGCGCCATCATTTTTACGGACTTCAACCCAAATGGACAAAGTTAAAGCCTTACTTTATACTGGTCTCGTTGATGCTTCCGCTAATCGCCTGGGCTTCTTTTCAACCCGATTTTTTACGCTCCTATCCCACTTATTTTGACTCAAATGCCGACGAATTTTTCGGGGTTTCGCGCTGGGTTACGACCTTGCTTTATGAGCTGTTGTATGCGTTTGACTTTGTATCCGCCGAGCTGATGTTCAGGGGGTTTATGGTCATCGGAATGGCCCATTTATTGGGCAGAGGCGCCATTATTCCCATGGTAGTATGTTATGCTTCGCTGCATTTTGGCAAGCCTCTCGGCGAAACCATCGGCTCCATTTTCGGCGGTTATATCTTGGGCGTCATTGCGCTGGAATCACGCAGTATTTGGGGCGGTATCATCGTTCACGTGGGCGTGGCATGGATGATGGATTTGGCAGCATGGCTGCAAAAAATGTAGCCGCCCATCATATCCCTACCTATTTATTTCCCTTCTGGAAAAACAAATACTTTGTTATCCAACACAGGATTGATGGCTATTTTCTCGATGATAATCGTCTGCCCTTCTTGTCCACTTATTCGATAACGCATTTCAAAAGGAAACGTCATTCCATCTACTTTTTGGAAGTTATTGTACATGATTTCCTGCGGAATGCCCCTTACTGGCCCATTATTTATCAAACCACGCGACATTAAAAGGCTGAAATCTTGGGCGTCAAAGTAGTAAACCATACTATTTTCTTCCACTTTTTTATTCCGTTTAAGCCCTTTTTTAGTCAGTTTAAGCTTAATACAATCCACATTACCCACTTTTTCCCGCCCTTGCGTCTCTACTACGTAGCCCTTGGACTTGTAATCTAAAAAAGGATTGGGAAAATCGGCATCGGCTTCCTGCTGGATGTTATATGTATCTTCCTCCGACAGGATTTCGGGAAGTTTTGTCACGGCATTGGTAGCCCACGCGGTTTTTCCATCATAAGCCGTCTGGACAAACTCGACTCCGTTGACAATCGTGGCTATTTTTAGTTTTCCACCCTTTTCTTGAAATATCGTCACGGGAATTTCCACCGACTGCATTTTGATTTTCCCTTCCATTCGAAGGGATTTAAGGGCTGATAGTTTGTCTTTGCCGCCCGTTTGATTTAAATAACCATTCACAACTTCATCGGGAGTTTGCGCCCTTGCCACCACTGCCATTAACCCCACCGCCACAAGCACCATTGATTTGATTGTGTTCATTCTTCTTTCGTTTATTTGCGAGATATTAGTAATAAATAGGTACCAAACCGCCTAGCTACTCAGTGCTACTGGACGTCAAATAAAACGCATTTTTACCTCAGGAGGTATATCTGCACAGGCAGAAAAAGCGTAGCCATGCCATTATTAAACCTAAAATTACAGCACGGCTTTTACTATATACCCCTGTTTTTTAAGCAGTTGTAACACACCTTTTGTTCCTCCCAAATGTCCTGCACCTACCGCAAAAAAAGTGGATTTAGACTTCATTGCCTTTTCCATGATGGGCACCCAAGCCGAATTTCGCTTGGCCAATAAAATATCTTCGTAGCCGTTAAAATCCCATTCGCTGTTATCCATCAATTTTAAAAGTCCTTCCAAATCCTGCTTTTTGTAGAGCGCCACCATGTCGCCAAATTCCTTGGAGGATTCATCTTTCTTTCGGACCATATCCGCCAGCAATCCTGCCTGTTTTTCGTAGGGAATTTGGTCAAAAACACCCATCTGAAGTTCTACCGTTTCAAGTCCGAGCAATTCTTTTTTGGTACTAGAAGCCATCTGTGTAAACACCACTTCATAGGATTGCGGCTGACAACTCAACAACGTTGTGTACAGCATCGACATCAGGGCAAATGGCTTCATCCCCCCCATTTGGTCAAGGTTTGTGCCCATTTTTTCTTTAAAATAGTCACTCAATAGGGTGTATTCTTCGGGTTTGAGATAGTCTTTTATTTTCTTGCCGTTGGTAAGCAGCATCATTTGCATCATCTTGGACATCAGGGTTGGATCATCCATATCGAGTTCGAGGTAAACTTGCTCTGCCTTTTGAAAAGCAGCTTTGGTCGAATCGGTCAAAAAATAGTCGTTGGGACAAATCATGTGGATGGTTCCGTAGAGGTACGACGGCTTCGGCAGGCCATTGCCCGATACTTCCCACAAAAGGGACTTTTCTTGGGCATAACTCCACTGGACGAAAAAACAAAGTACGAGAAGCTGAATTGTTTTCATAGTTGTTGATTTATTCGTTCTTAAATTCTAGCTAAAAGCATCTATACCACAAAACATATTCTGAGGTATCCCATCACAGAACGATGAGAAGATTATTTTCGGTAAAGATAGAAGAATAAATAAATCACCAACTGCCGCCACCACCGCCGCCAAAACCGCCACCGCTAGAACCGCCACCGCCACTACTACCACTCTTAGAAGGAGCGCTCGTGAGGGTATTGCTCATGGTTTGGGAAGCATCCTGAAAACGACGGGCAAACTGGGAAGTCGTAAATCCGTTGACGTTGGAAGAATACCAATTAGGCGGAGGAACATTGAGCAACTCAAATTTTTGGGACCAATTATCGGTCAGGTTAAAAACCATTGCGTAGGGCAGTGTTTTATCAAAATAATGCGGATCTTCCCGAATGAGTTGCTGAAGGCGAGGCAGTTCTACGGTTTGCATAAACATTCGATACCCTGCCAATTGTCGATACATCTCCACCCCTAAAAGCGACTTTTTGGGCATTTTTCGGCTGAGCACCACCATCACCAGCCCAAGAACCAGCGCTCCAACGCCCGTTTCTACGGATACAAACCCAATCTCTGGTATTCCTTCAAACGAAAAAGTAAACAACACACAAAGCCCAAACAACACATAGCCTCCAATTTTCATGGCTTTGCCCGCGTCAATTCCGCTGCCTTCGTAGTGGCGATTTGCTTCAATTTTATTCTTAAGCAATTCGTTGACTTTCTCCATTGTTTTGTAAAAAGTAAGCCGCAACGAAGAGAGCAAGACCGAATTTTGTCCGCTGAAAAGTCCATCAAATAACCGCTTTTCGTAGGAAGTAGCTGCCTCTGGCAGGAAGTTTAGACGGGTCAATTTGTAGTCCGTATTTTTCAATAGCCCGAGCAATACAACGGTTTCTATTTCTTCGATTTTAATCAATCCCTGCGACGCCCAGTAGGGAATCAAGGAAATAATATCGTGGTCGTGCAATTTATCATCAATCAAAACACCCGCTTCGGCAGGGGTCATATTTGGGGGTGGATAGTACTGCGGAACAATCGTAATGGGCTTGTCTCGGCCTTTTTTATGCCAAAACCAAAACACAAAAATGAGCGGAAGGAGGGAATAAAGAAGCCATTGATTGTTGGTCCACCCACGCTTCCAAGCAACGTCTGATGAAGACGCCAACACCCCAGAAGGAACACTTACAGCAGGCTGATAGAATGAATCTTCGGCAGAAATAGGCGTGGTGGATTCAATAACAATATCGCTGCCCTCAGTACGGGTAGTGAGCAACTGCGTATTGAAATCTGGTGACTCATTGGCCCGCCACTTGGCTTCTGCCGCCGAAACAGGCAGGGTAATCACGGTTTTGGAAGTTAGGATAGGCTCGTCTAAAAAGTAGTTTTTGTGCCTAAAAAAGACCCGCGAATACCCCGCATTTTGGGCATCATCGGCCACATTGCCTTTCAGGGTATAGCGCAATTCAACCCTCCGCTCATCCCCCGCTTTCACATCGGTAAAATGTATTTTGAAAGGGTCCTCTTTATCCTGAACGGCCCCTTGCCACTGCACATTTTCAATCGTATAATACGTATGGTTGTGCAGCCACCGCCCCGACATTCCAAAGGTTCTTTCTGAAACATAATTATCAATCGGAATCCTCAAACTATTGACGGTGTTGATAAATTTCAGATCGGCTTTGATGCTTACTTCGGTCGAGCCATCCTTTTGAATAGTATAATGTGTATCGAAATGTTTAAGAAAGAATTTTTTGGCGAGAAACGATACATCGCCCGCTTCGTAGCGAATGTTGTCTTTCGGAAACCTCAAGTTCAGGGTCCAAGCCTGATTCAATTCGAGGGGTTGAGTCATCGCACCTTTGAGCGTTTGATTATCAACCCATTGGGATTGTGCAGCGTTGGAGGTACTCCCCGAAGCGCCAGTAAACGTGCTAAACAAAACAGGATTATACGTAGATTGAGGCTGGGGCAAATGCACAGTATAGGTTGCTTTTTCAATACGTGCATTCCATTGATCTCCAATCAAATTCCAGTTAATTTCGACATGGTCACTGTAATAGGCCGCAATATTATCAACCTCATATTCAATCACATAACGCTGAAACCCTTCTACTTTTTCATTTGCATCGCCGATTTTTATCCTTAAATAATTCTCTTCTGGTTCAAGCAAATACGTAGCTGGCTGTACCCGAATATTGCGAATTGGCATGACGAGCATGTTATTGCGTAGCAATTTGTACGTTGCACTTTCAAGGCCCGGCTGAAATTCAATGTTGTAACGCGTCGGAATGTCTTTATAAATGCCATGTTTAGCTTCGGTAAAAAATACGTCGATGGTCTCTTTAATGTTAAGCGCTCCGTTTGCCCGAACGGTCAGATCGATGTCAAAGTGCTTAATCACAAAGCCCTGCCCGCACACCTGAAAGACAAGGCTCCACAAAATTAGAATGAAAAGATATTTTTTTTTAAAGGAAATCATGATCTAATTGAGCAGATTAAAAGGAGATTTTTACATTTTGCGACTCTTCTGGGTTCGCTAATTCGAAGAACATTTTTTTGCTAAAATGAAAAAGTCCCGCCACCAGATTGGACGGAAATGAATCGCATTTTGTATTGTAATCGCGCACGGTGGCATTGTAATACCGCCGGCTGTTTTGCAAATCATCCTCAATTTTTTCTACGGCGGCCTGTAAATCGGCAAAATTTTGGTTTGCTTTCAAATCGGGATAGTTTTCGGCAAGGGCAAATACCGACCGCAGCCCCTGCGACAGCGCCGCGCTGGCCTGCGCCTGAGCGCTTACGTCGAGCGGCGAGGCATAAACGGCCGCATTTCGCAACTGAATTACTTTTTCAAGGGTTTCGCTTTCGTGTTTGGCGTAGCCTTTTACGGTCGTTACCAAGTTGGGAATCAAGTCAAAGCGACGCTTCAACTGCACTGATATGCCACTCCAGGCCTCATCTACCAAGGCCCGGCCACTGACAAGGCCGTTGTAGATGGCAATGCCCCCGATCAGCAGAAGTGCGGCAACGGACAAAATGATGTAAAATGGATTCATGTTTTTTAGCATTAGGTTATTAAAAGAGGAACGAAATGTTTTTTATTGGATTAGGTCAGCATTTCCGCAAAGATTTACCCTAAAAGCTCAACGAAAAAATGAAACAAAGGGAAGCGTAGAAAGAAGGTATTCAAACGTATAAAATGGGGAGTTAATCGTTGTGAATCAATTGAAAAAGCCTTCAATAATTGACCAAACCTAAAGTGTTCAAAAATATCCCTAATGTACAAATTTTAGTCAATCCATAAATGAATAAAGCACAATTTATCCTATCAAAAATTTACCAAAAAAAAGGTCAGCTTCAAAAAATTGAAGCTGACCCAAGCTATGTAAATACAATTTATATGACAAATTACCTAGCTCTTTCTTCTGGAGGCCGAAGCAATCTCATCCAATCCATTCACCAGACGGTCAAGGTCTTTCGGAGTATGATATACGTGAGGAGTGACGCGCACCCCTTTAATGTTTTCCCATTCGATACTCGTAGTGTGAATTTTGAATTTGTTATACAATTGACCATCTACTTCGGAGGTTTTTAAGCCCTCAACCGAAACTAGCGCAATGGCACAGGCGTAGTTGGGATTGGGTGATGTATGTATTTTCACCCCAGGTATTTGACGGGCTTTATCCGTCCAATACCGCTGAAGATAATGCGCCCGGGCCTGTTTACGGGCCGCACCGAGGGATAATTGAAAGTCAACCGCCGTTCCAATGGCCATTTCGGAGGCAAAAGAGCGCGTTCCTAAACTTTCAAATTTGCGAATATCCGGTCCATCGGGTTCGTTGTTGGACAAAAGCGCCCATACTTTTGAAATTTTGTCTTTTTTAACGTACATCAACCCACTGCCAAACGGCGCACCCAGCCATTTGTGGAGACTGGTGGCGTAGTAATCGCAGCCTAAATCTGGAATTTTAAAATCCAATAAAGCAAACGTATGGGCACCATCGGCAATGACTTCAATGCCGCGTTTGTGGGCTTCATCGGCAATTTTACGAACGGGAACGGTCTGTCCAATCCAGTTGATCATGTGCGTCACATGTACAACTTTGGTACGAGACGTAAACGCACTGACGTATTTATCCACAAAATACGCATCGTTTTCCTGCGGCAGGTCCAGGTTTATCCAAACCAGTTTGATACCATCCCGTTTTTCGCGCTGTTTCCACGCATTTATCATGTTGGGATAATCTTGTTTTGTCAATACCACCTCGTCGCCAGGCTTTAAATCCAAGCCAAAAATGACCGTATTCAGTCCTTCGGTAGCGTTGCGGTTGATGGCAACTTCCTCAGCAGAGCAGCCCGCTAAATCGGCCAATTTGCTCCTTAGCGACTCGCGACCTTGGTCTAAAATTCGCCACATATAGTAGCTGGGGGCTTCATTACAGTATTGATAAAAACGAATGTGGGCATCCTGCACTGAGCGCGGCTGCGGGCACACGCCCCCATTGTTGAGATTCAACAAATTGGGCGAAACGGTATATTCGGTCTTTACAAAAGCCCAAAAGTCTTCATTTTGAGCAGCTTCCAAGGGTGAAAGATGCGCTACCTGACGATTGAGCGTTTCAAAGTTTTGGGCTTCGGCAGGGGCTAAAAAGGGTGGAAGGGTCAAGGCACCAGCAGCAGTGCCGAGCGACCCTAGAAATTGGCGTCGGTTAAACATTGTTTAGGAATAATTTGATTTGGTGATGCGGCCTTACAATACTACAAAGAGGCTTTCAAAAAATCAAATCCTGAACCGTTTAATAAAACACGATATTCATTTTATGTCAAGTTACCAACTTAGTATTTTTCCTTTAATTACATTTGCATCGGATTGGTATAGTTTATTTACAGCAATTAGTGTACAATCCATCAAATCTAATATCCAACTTAATTTTCCCCTTCACTTATGAAACACACTCGTTTTTCATCCGTTCTGCTAGTCATTTTGATGGCTTTTGTGATTATATCATGCAGCAAAAAAGAAGAACCCGAACCAGCAATGGGCGACCAAGTAGCTGGAACCTATACACTTACCAAAGTGTCGTTGGGCCCGCTGGGCATTGACTATCCTTATACCGATCCAAGTAACGGGGTTAAGTATTCTGGCAAAATTGAAATCGCCAAAGTAGCCGATGACAAAGCAACCGCTTCCATCACTTACATTGATACGGATAAAGCGGGCAAAGTCACCGAGGATAAAATCAGCCTCGGCGAAGCTACCCTAAAGAAAGCTGCCACTGGCGAAATCGAAGCCTACAGCGGAACTACCAAAATTGGCACCTATAGCAACAGCCTATTAAGTCTTTCTTTTGTCGACCCTGACAGCAAGTTGCTCGTAACCATTACTGGTAAAAAATAATTCTACGCGTTGGTAACGGTTTCGCTTTCACCAACCTGCTGCCGCCACATGGCGTAATACAAGCCCTTTTGAGTCAGTAAATCCTCGTGGTTTCCTGACTCAACTATTTTACCCTTCTCCAATACCACAATCCGGTCGGCGTGCATAATCGTGCTCAGTCGGTGCGCAATCAGCACCGTAATATGCTGCTCGTTGTTGGAAATCTCACGAATGGTCTGCGTAATTTCTTCTTCCGTCAATGAGTCAAGCGCCGAAGTGGCTTCGTCGAATATCAGCAAATTTGGGGTTCGCAACAGCGCACGAGCAATGGATAAACGTTGTTTTTCTCCCCCCGAAACTTTCATCCCTCCTTCACCAATAACCGTATCCAAGCCATTGTCGGCGCGGTTAATCAATGAGTAAGCTGCCGCTTTTTTGAGTACGTCGAGGCATTCTTCGTCAGTGGCGGTGGGTTTTACAAATAGGAGATTTTCGCGAATGGTTCCCGAGAACAACTGCGCGTCTTGCGCCACAAAACCGATTTGCTCCCGCAGTTCATCTTTGTCTATCTGTCGGCTATCAATGCCATTGTACGCAATACTTCCTTCTTCGGGGTCATACAGACCTACTAACAACTTAATCAGGGTCGTTTTCCCACTACCCGAAGGCCCCGCAAAGGCAATGGTTTCCCCTTTTTTCACCTCAAAATTAACGTTTAACAAAGCAGCGCGCGCGGCGGTCAAGTGTTTGAAAACGACATTCTTGAAAACCACATTTTCAATGCGAGTCAACGCCACTGGATTGGCTGGTTTGGCCTCCTTGGGTCTGCTCATAATATCCCGAAAGTTGTTGAGAGAAACCTCCGCCTCGCGGTATAACTGAATAACATTGCCGAGTTCTTGCAACGGGCCAAAGATAAAAAAGGAGTAAAGCAACAGCGAGAAATATTGGCCAATGGTGAGCACTTCCTTAAAAATAAGCCACAGCATCAGCGCCACGATACAACTGCGCAAGAAGTTGATGGTGGTGCCTTGTACAAAACCTAACGTTCTGACAAACTTCACCTTACGTAATTCTAACCCCAGAATCTTCTCGGTGTTTCCGTTTAAGCGTTTGATTTCTTGGTCGGTCAGTCCGAGGCTTTTGACCAATTCAATGTTACGCAGCGATTCAGTGGTACTGCCCGCCAATGCGGTAGTTTCGGCGACTATTTTGGTCTGAATTTTCTTGATTCTTTTGCTCAATACCGAACTCAGCCAAGCAATCACGGGGATGGTTAGAAAGTAAACTGGCGCAATGGGCCAGTAAATTGTCCAGGCATAAATAATCACAAACGTAATCCCAATCAAGGATTGAAAAACCACGTTAACCACCGACGTAATCATGCGCTCGGTATCAGTTTTCACTTTTTGAAGCACACCGAGGGTCTGTCCGCTACGTTGGTCTTCAAAAACCTGATACGGCAAAGCCAACGAATGTTTGATGCCATCGGTGTATATTTTAGTACCGACGCGCTGGGTAATGACGCTGATAAAATAATCCTGAAAGTTTTTGGCAATGCGCGACACCATTGCCGCGCCAATGGCCAACCCAACAAATTTTAGCGTACCCAGAATGTATTCATTTTCGGTAAAACGCTTGAAATTAGTGGCGTAACGGTCAATGACCAAGCGGTAAATGTAGGGGTCGAGCAGTGAAAAAATTTGATTGACTGCTGCCAGCGAGAGGGCTACAAAGATGAGTTTCCAGTGAGGCCGAAGGTAACGGTAGAGTATATCCATGAAAAAAAAACACCGACACTCGCAATTATGTTCCTGATACTCTATCCAAAAAACAATTTAGTAGCTCAAAAAAAACGCCAGATCGAGCAATGGTTCTCGGTCTGACGTATCTCTAAAAAGCCAAATCGGTACTCAACTTTAGCAAACCAAAGGATATTATTTTGCAAGAATGGGTTCTTTTTTATACCTTCCCCACGCTACAAACAACGCCAAACCACCCAAAACTACATTGATACCAATGCCTTGATATTCGGCTTTGGTTAGGTGATAGACCGCCGCAAAAAGCATCGTAACGGCCAACCCCAGCGCGGCCAATGGCGTCAAGATGGGTTTTATTCTTAAAAGCGCGGGGAGCAATAAACCAATCGCTCCTAAAAGCTCCACTGCCCCCACAAAACGCACCATGCTCTCTGAGAAATCATTCACCCAAGGCATTTGGAGGGCCAGTTCGCTAATGGGGGTCGTCATTTTGGTAAATCCAGCAAAGGCAAACATCAGGGCAAGCAATCCCTGAACAATCCAGAGGGCTATTTTCATTGTGTATAACGGTTTTAGAGAGTGAGAAAAAAGGTTGATTTAGTTTCCAAACGACAAATTAAGCGGCATAATTAGCTTGAAAAAACAAACTCAAAGCGGTTGGCTTACGTCCGAGAAGTTGTTCCAACGCGGCATCAGTTACATCCATTTCTCCGTCTTTCAACGCTTCGCTGATACTCACAATCATCGGAATAAACGCCTCTGGAACACCTGCCTGCACCAATCCCGCCTTGAAAGATTCGGTCGAAATAGCAGTATACGTGATGGTTTTACCCGTTACGTCGCTTAATTGCTCCGCCAGCTCAGCAAATGAATACGATTTGCCCGAAGTAATTTCGTAAGTCTGGTTAAGGTGTTTTTCGGGAGCCATAAGCACATTGGCCAATGCTTCGGCAATATCGGCGCGCAGTACAAAGTTTGCCTTTGCTTCACCCGCTGGATAAAACCACTGACCTGTTTCTAGCGCATTCCCCACCAACATCGGTACGACTTCGGCGTAAAAAGTATTTCTAAAAATCGTGTATGAAATTCCCGACGATTTGAGGTATTCTTCCGTTCTGATGTGGTCGACACCCGGAATAAATTTGGTTTGAAAAGAAGTTTTCAGGGCACTGGTATAAATTAAATGTTTAACCCCCGCTTCCTTAGCCGCGTTGATGGCATTGACATGCTGCCCTACCCTATCTTCCATCGAACCCGATGAAATCAACAATAATGTATCAATACCTTCAAATGCTTTTACGAGCGATGTTGCATCAAAATAATCCCCCTTACGAATCGCTATTCCTTTGGCTGTCAGTTCTTCTGCTTTGGCGAGATCGCGCACTAAAGCGGCAATTTGGTGCGCTGGCACTGTTTTGAGAAGAAAATCAATTACCCCTTTACCTAAATGTCCGGTCGCTGCTGTTACTAAAATCATGCTACTATATTTTTGATTAAAACTGTTTTTTGATTGGTCAAAGGTAGCTACCTTTGCTATATAAAAGTAACCACTATACCAAAGTATACCGATATACTTTGGTATAGCATCTCTTTATAAATCCAATAAACAGTATGCAAAACAAAACAGAATGTTCAGCCTTTGTAATACCTATCCGGGATTGTTTGGACATCCTCAGCGGTAAATGGAAGCTACCGATTTTAGGCGCTTTGATGGAAGGGAAAAAGCGATTTAAGGAACTCGAACGTTCGATTCCCAATATCACGCCCAGAATGTTATCCAAAGAATTGAGAGAACTGGAAATCAATCAAT encodes:
- a CDS encoding SDR family oxidoreductase; this encodes MILVTAATGHLGKGVIDFLLKTVPAHQIAALVRDLAKAEELTAKGIAIRKGDYFDATSLVKAFEGIDTLLLISSGSMEDRVGQHVNAINAAKEAGVKHLIYTSALKTSFQTKFIPGVDHIRTEEYLKSSGISYTIFRNTFYAEVVPMLVGNALETGQWFYPAGEAKANFVLRADIAEALANVLMAPEKHLNQTYEITSGKSYSFAELAEQLSDVTGKTITYTAISTESFKAGLVQAGVPEAFIPMIVSISEALKDGEMDVTDAALEQLLGRKPTALSLFFQANYAA
- a CDS encoding DUF2207 domain-containing protein; the encoded protein is MISFKKKYLFILILWSLVFQVCGQGFVIKHFDIDLTVRANGALNIKETIDVFFTEAKHGIYKDIPTRYNIEFQPGLESATYKLLRNNMLVMPIRNIRVQPATYLLEPEENYLRIKIGDANEKVEGFQRYVIEYEVDNIAAYYSDHVEINWNLIGDQWNARIEKATYTVHLPQPQSTYNPVLFSTFTGASGSTSNAAQSQWVDNQTLKGAMTQPLELNQAWTLNLRFPKDNIRYEAGDVSFLAKKFFLKHFDTHYTIQKDGSTEVSIKADLKFINTVNSLRIPIDNYVSERTFGMSGRWLHNHTYYTIENVQWQGAVQDKEDPFKIHFTDVKAGDERRVELRYTLKGNVADDAQNAGYSRVFFRHKNYFLDEPILTSKTVITLPVSAAEAKWRANESPDFNTQLLTTRTEGSDIVIESTTPISAEDSFYQPAVSVPSGVLASSSDVAWKRGWTNNQWLLYSLLPLIFVFWFWHKKGRDKPITIVPQYYPPPNMTPAEAGVLIDDKLHDHDIISLIPYWASQGLIKIEEIETVVLLGLLKNTDYKLTRLNFLPEAATSYEKRLFDGLFSGQNSVLLSSLRLTFYKTMEKVNELLKNKIEANRHYEGSGIDAGKAMKIGGYVLFGLCVLFTFSFEGIPEIGFVSVETGVGALVLGLVMVVLSRKMPKKSLLGVEMYRQLAGYRMFMQTVELPRLQQLIREDPHYFDKTLPYAMVFNLTDNWSQKFELLNVPPPNWYSSNVNGFTTSQFARRFQDASQTMSNTLTSAPSKSGSSGGGGSSGGGFGGGGGGSW
- a CDS encoding LemA family protein, yielding MNPFYIILSVAALLLIGGIAIYNGLVSGRALVDEAWSGISVQLKRRFDLIPNLVTTVKGYAKHESETLEKVIQLRNAAVYASPLDVSAQAQASAALSQGLRSVFALAENYPDLKANQNFADLQAAVEKIEDDLQNSRRYYNATVRDYNTKCDSFPSNLVAGLFHFSKKMFFELANPEESQNVKISF
- a CDS encoding CPBP family intramembrane glutamic endopeptidase yields the protein MKPIWDALRKHLRQDFRWNLYGTLVLFLALLITFNYSVNLERGIIDSYRGNPLRIVWYFLLYCFAYYGGLLIYLGFTKEWWRLKNPRFWLYSLFILAVLGLDGGFYGYNSLSRALFDGAVYSYLFHCFTNVSSALTVFLPLALFYYFVDNQRHHFYGLQPKWTKLKPYFILVSLMLPLIAWASFQPDFLRSYPTYFDSNADEFFGVSRWVTTLLYELLYAFDFVSAELMFRGFMVIGMAHLLGRGAIIPMVVCYASLHFGKPLGETIGSIFGGYILGVIALESRSIWGGIIVHVGVAWMMDLAAWLQKM
- a CDS encoding DoxX family protein, with product MKIALWIVQGLLALMFAFAGFTKMTTPISELALQMPWVNDFSESMVRFVGAVELLGAIGLLLPALLRIKPILTPLAALGLAVTMLFAAVYHLTKAEYQGIGINVVLGGLALFVAWGRYKKEPILAK
- a CDS encoding ABC transporter ATP-binding protein, yielding MDILYRYLRPHWKLIFVALSLAAVNQIFSLLDPYIYRLVIDRYATNFKRFTENEYILGTLKFVGLAIGAAMVSRIAKNFQDYFISVITQRVGTKIYTDGIKHSLALPYQVFEDQRSGQTLGVLQKVKTDTERMITSVVNVVFQSLIGITFVIIYAWTIYWPIAPVYFLTIPVIAWLSSVLSKRIKKIQTKIVAETTALAGSTTESLRNIELVKSLGLTDQEIKRLNGNTEKILGLELRKVKFVRTLGFVQGTTINFLRSCIVALMLWLIFKEVLTIGQYFSLLLYSFFIFGPLQELGNVIQLYREAEVSLNNFRDIMSRPKEAKPANPVALTRIENVVFKNVVFKHLTAARAALLNVNFEVKKGETIAFAGPSGSGKTTLIKLLVGLYDPEEGSIAYNGIDSRQIDKDELREQIGFVAQDAQLFSGTIRENLLFVKPTATDEECLDVLKKAAAYSLINRADNGLDTVIGEGGMKVSGGEKQRLSIARALLRTPNLLIFDEATSALDSLTEEEITQTIREISNNEQHITVLIAHRLSTIMHADRIVVLEKGKIVESGNHEDLLTQKGLYYAMWRQQVGESETVTNA
- a CDS encoding aminotransferase class V-fold PLP-dependent enzyme → MFNRRQFLGSLGTAAGALTLPPFLAPAEAQNFETLNRQVAHLSPLEAAQNEDFWAFVKTEYTVSPNLLNLNNGGVCPQPRSVQDAHIRFYQYCNEAPSYYMWRILDQGRESLRSKLADLAGCSAEEVAINRNATEGLNTVIFGLDLKPGDEVVLTKQDYPNMINAWKQREKRDGIKLVWINLDLPQENDAYFVDKYVSAFTSRTKVVHVTHMINWIGQTVPVRKIADEAHKRGIEVIADGAHTFALLDFKIPDLGCDYYATSLHKWLGAPFGSGLMYVKKDKISKVWALLSNNEPDGPDIRKFESLGTRSFASEMAIGTAVDFQLSLGAARKQARAHYLQRYWTDKARQIPGVKIHTSPNPNYACAIALVSVEGLKTSEVDGQLYNKFKIHTTSIEWENIKGVRVTPHVYHTPKDLDRLVNGLDEIASASRRKS
- a CDS encoding winged helix-turn-helix transcriptional regulator translates to MQNKTECSAFVIPIRDCLDILSGKWKLPILGALMEGKKRFKELERSIPNITPRMLSKELRELEINQLVKRTVYDTVPVTVEYEMAPYGHSLKKVLMEMKEWGAQHRKRIMTTDVVIENVGEVEY
- a CDS encoding TraB/GumN family protein, producing the protein MKTIQLLVLCFFVQWSYAQEKSLLWEVSGNGLPKPSYLYGTIHMICPNDYFLTDSTKAAFQKAEQVYLELDMDDPTLMSKMMQMMLLTNGKKIKDYLKPEEYTLLSDYFKEKMGTNLDQMGGMKPFALMSMLYTTLLSCQPQSYEVVFTQMASSTKKELLGLETVELQMGVFDQIPYEKQAGLLADMVRKKDESSKEFGDMVALYKKQDLEGLLKLMDNSEWDFNGYEDILLAKRNSAWVPIMEKAMKSKSTFFAVGAGHLGGTKGVLQLLKKQGYIVKAVL